A single genomic interval of Juglans regia cultivar Chandler chromosome 1, Walnut 2.0, whole genome shotgun sequence harbors:
- the LOC108988164 gene encoding putative receptor-like protein kinase At5g39000 isoform X1, which yields MAIVALLCLFSTIVHLLPSLPITTAKTPPPYTPTDYFLLNCGSSSNSTSLDGRRWEADSNSKFSPHDIQTTSSSSNASNFDLSLSQVPYMTARIFDRHSKFTYSFPISPGPKFLRLYFYPTSYTHHDKTKSFFSVTANDFTLLSNFSAYLSISTTTPSTTFLVKEFIVHVQQNQNLDVTFMPSPSSYAFINGIEVVSMPSKLYNISNQDMPPVTFVNERDNEAFYINIPFAFETLYRLNVGGKDVPSVEDTGMFRSWSQDEDYIFGRALGAMPHRSNVTIKYTEDTPPYTAPEIIYTSSRTMGRDPNINLKYNLTWIFPVDVGFLYLVRLHFCETQLEVTHDNQRVFRVFIYNQTAEEQMDVIQWSGGNGSPVYRDYVVLVPGKSQAKQGLWLALQPNRDVIPKPDYADAILNGVEIFKLNQSDGNLAGPNPEPPMLGPSSTSSEPNQKKTTPKNKLSQSMIATGIATGAFLAILINICFLVHHQRRRKRSDEFGTSLAKSSWVPFSRTWRSTDENVSTLPLELCRYFSIVEIKAATNNFDRRLVIGAGGFGNVYKGYIDSGSTAVAIKRLNPSSKQGTREFWTEIHMLSQLRHVNLVALIGYCDDQDEMILVYEYVARGTLRSHLYGNDNPTLTWKQRVQICIGAAHGLNYLHTGAKNMIIHRDVKSTNILLDERLLAKVSDFGLSKLGPTSMSQTHVSTVVKGSFGYVDPEYYRRQKLTEKSDVYSFGVVLFEILCARPALMPSLPKEQVNLAQWARKCYHNGTLDQIVDPRLRGEIAYDCLNKFGEVADSCIRDRGIERPTMRDVVWSLQFVLKLQENAEKNINDGHGVEDVGCVDLDTGGTQASPSNPRGEVSASDFDDLFSSPGHVLNSRSSWEASSGGKSIQMGWNNSISNSKDERNSGIDQNL from the coding sequence ATGGCAATCGTCGCACTACTCTGCCTCTTCTCCACCATCGTCCATCTTCTCCCATCTCTCCCCATCACCACCGCCAAAACTCCACCTCCTTACACTCCTACTGATTATTTCCTCCTCAACTGTGGCTCCTCCTCCAACTCTACCTCACTCGATGGCCGGCGCTGGGAAGCCGATTCCAACTCAAAGTTCTCCCCCCACGACATTCaaaccacatcatcatcatccaatgCTTCCAATTTTGACCTTTCCCTTTCTCAAGTCCCCTACATGACTGCTCGTATATTTGATCGCCACTCCAAATTCACCTATTCTTTCCCTATCTCGCCCGGCCCAAAATTCCTCCGCCTTTACTTCTACCCTACATCATATACCCATCACGACAAAACCAAATCTTTTTTCTCTGTCACTGCCAATGACTTCACACTCTTAAGCAACTTCAGCGCCTATCTCTCCATCTCCACTACAACTCCTTCCACAACATTTCTTGTCAAAGAATTCATCGTCCAcgttcaacaaaatcaaaatctcGACGTAACCTTCATGCCATCTCCAAGCTCTTATGCCTTCATCAACGGGATCGAGGTTGTTTCTATGCCAAgtaaattatacaatattagtaATCAAGACATGCCCCCAGTGACCTTTGTAAATGAACGCGACAACGAGGCCTTCTATATTAATATTCCATTCGCTTTTGAGACGTTGTATAGGTTAAACGTGGGTGGCAAAGATGTTCCCAGCGTTGAAGATACTGGAATGTTCCGATCTTGGAGTCAGGATGAGGATTACATCTTTGGAAGGGCACTTGGCGCCATGCCTCATCGGTCCAATGTCACGATCAAGTACACTGAGGACACCCCACCATACACCGCGCCAGAGATTATATACACTTCTTCTCGTACAATGGGTAGGGATCCTAACATTAACTTGAAATATAACCTCACTTGGATTTTTCCTGTGGATGTTGGGTTTCTATATCTGGTTAGGCTCCATTTTTGTGAGACTCAATTAGAAGTTACGCACGATAATCAACGGGTATTTCGTGTATTCATCTATAATCAGACGGCAGAAGAGCAAATGGATGTGATCCAATGGAGTGGTGGCAATGGAAGTCCTGTGTACAGAGACTACGTTGTGTTGGTGCCTGGAAAATCTCAAGCTAAGCAGGGTTTATGGCTTGCACTCCAACCAAACAGAGACGTGATTCCAAAACCGGATTACGCAGATGCGATCTTGAACGGTGTAGAGATATTCAAGTTGAACCAATCGGATGGTAACCTCGCTGGGCCCAATCCAGAACCACCGATGTTGGGTCCAAGTTCAACATCCTCCGAACCAAATCAGAAGAAGACAACTCCTAAAAATAAGCTCTCACAGAGTATGATTGCAACAGGAATTGCCACTGGTGCTTTTCTTGCAATACTCATTAACATATGTTTCTTAGTTCACCAtcagaggaggaggaagagatcGGATGAATTTGGTACGAGCTTGGCCAAATCCTCATGGGTCCCATTTTCCAGGACGTGGAGGTCCACTGACGAGAACGTTTCGACACTGCCATTAGAACTATGTCGTTACTTCTCGATCGTGGAGATCAAAGCGGCCACAAACAACTTTGATCGCCGATTAGTCATAGGTGCTGGAGGATTTGGCAATGTGTATAAAGGGTACATTGACAGCGGATCCACCGCTGTTGCGATCAAACGGTTGAACCCATCGTCAAAGCAAGGGACTCGCGAGTTTTGGACTGAGATCCACATGCTCTCCCAGCTTCGCCATGTTAATCTCGTGGCTTTAATCGGATATTGTGATGATCAAGACGAGATGATCCTTGTATATGAGTACGTGGCACGAGGGACCCTACGTTCTCACCTCTATGGAAATGACAACCCTACGCTTACATGGAAGCAACGCGTCCAAATTTGCATCGGCGCAGCGCATGGGTTGAACTACCTTCATACAGGTGCAAAGAATATGATAATTCATCGCGACGTGAAATCCACGAACATTCTGCTAGATGAGAGGTTGTTAGCTAAGGTTTCAGATTTCGGTTTGTCAAAATTGGGTCCCACAAGCATGTCCCAGACCCACGTCAGCACTGTCGTGAAAGGTAGTTTTGGGTACGTGGACCCGGAGTACTATCGGAGGCAGAAGCTAACGGAAAAATCTGACGTGTACTCATTCGGGGTGGTGTTGTTTGAGATATTATGTGCTAGGCCAGCATTGATGCCGAGCCTACCCAAGGAGCAAGTGAACTTGGCTCAATGGGCCAGGAAATGTTATCATAATGGGACCCTTGATCAGATCGTTGACCCGCGTTTGAGAGGTGAGATTGCATACGATTGTCTTAACAAGTTCGGGGAGGTTGCAGATAGTTGCATACGTGATCGAGGAATCGAACGGCCAACAATGAGAGATGTGGTGTGGTCCCTTCAGTTTGTACTTAAACTTCAAGAAAACGCTGAGAAGAATATCAACGATGGACATGGGGTTGAGGATGTAGGCTGTGTTGACCTGGACACAGGTGGGACCCAAGCCAGCCCATCTAATCCACGTGGAGAGGTGAGTGCCtctgattttgatgacttgTTTTCTTCTCCTGGACACGTGTTGAACTCAAGAAGTAGTTGGGAAGCTAGTAGTGGTGGGAAGAGTATTCAGATGGGATGGAATAATTCTATATCCAACAGTAAAGATGAAAGAAACTCGGGAATTGATCAGAATTTGtaa
- the LOC108988164 gene encoding receptor-like protein kinase FERONIA isoform X3, with product MFPALKILECSDLGVRMRITSLEGHLAPCLIGPMSRSSTLRTPHHTPRQRLYTLLLVQWTAEEQMDVIQWSGGNGSPVYRDYVVLVPGKSQAKQGLWLALQPNRDVIPKPDYADAILNGVEIFKLNQSDGNLAGPNPEPPMLGPSSTSSEPNQKKTTPKNKLSQSMIATGIATGAFLAILINICFLVHHQRRRKRSDEFGTSLAKSSWVPFSRTWRSTDENVSTLPLELCRYFSIVEIKAATNNFDRRLVIGAGGFGNVYKGYIDSGSTAVAIKRLNPSSKQGTREFWTEIHMLSQLRHVNLVALIGYCDDQDEMILVYEYVARGTLRSHLYGNDNPTLTWKQRVQICIGAAHGLNYLHTGAKNMIIHRDVKSTNILLDERLLAKVSDFGLSKLGPTSMSQTHVSTVVKGSFGYVDPEYYRRQKLTEKSDVYSFGVVLFEILCARPALMPSLPKEQVNLAQWARKCYHNGTLDQIVDPRLRGEIAYDCLNKFGEVADSCIRDRGIERPTMRDVVWSLQFVLKLQENAEKNINDGHGVEDVGCVDLDTGGTQASPSNPRGEVSASDFDDLFSSPGHVLNSRSSWEASSGGKSIQMGWNNSISNSKDERNSGIDQNL from the exons ATGTTCCCAGCGTTGAAGATACTGGAATGTTCCGATCTTGGAGTCAGGATGAGGATTACATCTTTGGAAGGGCACTTGGCGCCATGCCTCATCGGTCCAATGTCACGATCAAGTACACTGAGGACACCCCACCATACACCGCGCCAGAGATTATATACACTTCTTCTCGTACAATGG ACGGCAGAAGAGCAAATGGATGTGATCCAATGGAGTGGTGGCAATGGAAGTCCTGTGTACAGAGACTACGTTGTGTTGGTGCCTGGAAAATCTCAAGCTAAGCAGGGTTTATGGCTTGCACTCCAACCAAACAGAGACGTGATTCCAAAACCGGATTACGCAGATGCGATCTTGAACGGTGTAGAGATATTCAAGTTGAACCAATCGGATGGTAACCTCGCTGGGCCCAATCCAGAACCACCGATGTTGGGTCCAAGTTCAACATCCTCCGAACCAAATCAGAAGAAGACAACTCCTAAAAATAAGCTCTCACAGAGTATGATTGCAACAGGAATTGCCACTGGTGCTTTTCTTGCAATACTCATTAACATATGTTTCTTAGTTCACCAtcagaggaggaggaagagatcGGATGAATTTGGTACGAGCTTGGCCAAATCCTCATGGGTCCCATTTTCCAGGACGTGGAGGTCCACTGACGAGAACGTTTCGACACTGCCATTAGAACTATGTCGTTACTTCTCGATCGTGGAGATCAAAGCGGCCACAAACAACTTTGATCGCCGATTAGTCATAGGTGCTGGAGGATTTGGCAATGTGTATAAAGGGTACATTGACAGCGGATCCACCGCTGTTGCGATCAAACGGTTGAACCCATCGTCAAAGCAAGGGACTCGCGAGTTTTGGACTGAGATCCACATGCTCTCCCAGCTTCGCCATGTTAATCTCGTGGCTTTAATCGGATATTGTGATGATCAAGACGAGATGATCCTTGTATATGAGTACGTGGCACGAGGGACCCTACGTTCTCACCTCTATGGAAATGACAACCCTACGCTTACATGGAAGCAACGCGTCCAAATTTGCATCGGCGCAGCGCATGGGTTGAACTACCTTCATACAGGTGCAAAGAATATGATAATTCATCGCGACGTGAAATCCACGAACATTCTGCTAGATGAGAGGTTGTTAGCTAAGGTTTCAGATTTCGGTTTGTCAAAATTGGGTCCCACAAGCATGTCCCAGACCCACGTCAGCACTGTCGTGAAAGGTAGTTTTGGGTACGTGGACCCGGAGTACTATCGGAGGCAGAAGCTAACGGAAAAATCTGACGTGTACTCATTCGGGGTGGTGTTGTTTGAGATATTATGTGCTAGGCCAGCATTGATGCCGAGCCTACCCAAGGAGCAAGTGAACTTGGCTCAATGGGCCAGGAAATGTTATCATAATGGGACCCTTGATCAGATCGTTGACCCGCGTTTGAGAGGTGAGATTGCATACGATTGTCTTAACAAGTTCGGGGAGGTTGCAGATAGTTGCATACGTGATCGAGGAATCGAACGGCCAACAATGAGAGATGTGGTGTGGTCCCTTCAGTTTGTACTTAAACTTCAAGAAAACGCTGAGAAGAATATCAACGATGGACATGGGGTTGAGGATGTAGGCTGTGTTGACCTGGACACAGGTGGGACCCAAGCCAGCCCATCTAATCCACGTGGAGAGGTGAGTGCCtctgattttgatgacttgTTTTCTTCTCCTGGACACGTGTTGAACTCAAGAAGTAGTTGGGAAGCTAGTAGTGGTGGGAAGAGTATTCAGATGGGATGGAATAATTCTATATCCAACAGTAAAGATGAAAGAAACTCGGGAATTGATCAGAATTTGtaa
- the LOC108987981 gene encoding metalloendoproteinase 5-MMP-like, with protein MRRVKVEKADVVIGFNKGEHGDGRPFDGNGGILAHSFSPTIGALHLDADDNFNHRPKIGNNESDFVWVAMHEIGHILGLTHSSEEKAIMFAYVEDGLTRRALHQDDIMGIHALYPRE; from the coding sequence ATGAGGCGAGTCAAAGTTGAGAAAGCTGACGTAGTTATCGGATTCAACAAAGGAGAACATGGGGACGGGCGGCCATTCGATGGGAATGGTGGGATTTTAGCTCATTCTTTTTCTCCCACAATCGGTGCGTTGCATTTAGATGCGGATGATAATTTTAATCATAGACCCAAGATAGGTAATAATGAATCGGACTTTGTGTGGGTCGCAATGCACGAGATAGGGCACATTCTTGGACTAACCCATAGTTCAGAAGAAAAAGCCATTATGTTTGCTTATGTGGAGGATGGATTAACCAGGAGAGCTTTGCACCAAGATGATATAATGGGCATACATGCTTTATATCCTCGTGAATAG
- the LOC108988164 gene encoding receptor-like protein kinase FERONIA isoform X2, whose protein sequence is MPSSTGSRLNVGGKDVPSVEDTGMFRSWSQDEDYIFGRALGAMPHRSNVTIKYTEDTPPYTAPEIIYTSSRTMGRDPNINLKYNLTWIFPVDVGFLYLVRLHFCETQLEVTHDNQRVFRVFIYNQTAEEQMDVIQWSGGNGSPVYRDYVVLVPGKSQAKQGLWLALQPNRDVIPKPDYADAILNGVEIFKLNQSDGNLAGPNPEPPMLGPSSTSSEPNQKKTTPKNKLSQSMIATGIATGAFLAILINICFLVHHQRRRKRSDEFGTSLAKSSWVPFSRTWRSTDENVSTLPLELCRYFSIVEIKAATNNFDRRLVIGAGGFGNVYKGYIDSGSTAVAIKRLNPSSKQGTREFWTEIHMLSQLRHVNLVALIGYCDDQDEMILVYEYVARGTLRSHLYGNDNPTLTWKQRVQICIGAAHGLNYLHTGAKNMIIHRDVKSTNILLDERLLAKVSDFGLSKLGPTSMSQTHVSTVVKGSFGYVDPEYYRRQKLTEKSDVYSFGVVLFEILCARPALMPSLPKEQVNLAQWARKCYHNGTLDQIVDPRLRGEIAYDCLNKFGEVADSCIRDRGIERPTMRDVVWSLQFVLKLQENAEKNINDGHGVEDVGCVDLDTGGTQASPSNPRGEVSASDFDDLFSSPGHVLNSRSSWEASSGGKSIQMGWNNSISNSKDERNSGIDQNL, encoded by the exons ATGCCTTCATCAACGGGATCGAG GTTAAACGTGGGTGGCAAAGATGTTCCCAGCGTTGAAGATACTGGAATGTTCCGATCTTGGAGTCAGGATGAGGATTACATCTTTGGAAGGGCACTTGGCGCCATGCCTCATCGGTCCAATGTCACGATCAAGTACACTGAGGACACCCCACCATACACCGCGCCAGAGATTATATACACTTCTTCTCGTACAATGGGTAGGGATCCTAACATTAACTTGAAATATAACCTCACTTGGATTTTTCCTGTGGATGTTGGGTTTCTATATCTGGTTAGGCTCCATTTTTGTGAGACTCAATTAGAAGTTACGCACGATAATCAACGGGTATTTCGTGTATTCATCTATAATCAGACGGCAGAAGAGCAAATGGATGTGATCCAATGGAGTGGTGGCAATGGAAGTCCTGTGTACAGAGACTACGTTGTGTTGGTGCCTGGAAAATCTCAAGCTAAGCAGGGTTTATGGCTTGCACTCCAACCAAACAGAGACGTGATTCCAAAACCGGATTACGCAGATGCGATCTTGAACGGTGTAGAGATATTCAAGTTGAACCAATCGGATGGTAACCTCGCTGGGCCCAATCCAGAACCACCGATGTTGGGTCCAAGTTCAACATCCTCCGAACCAAATCAGAAGAAGACAACTCCTAAAAATAAGCTCTCACAGAGTATGATTGCAACAGGAATTGCCACTGGTGCTTTTCTTGCAATACTCATTAACATATGTTTCTTAGTTCACCAtcagaggaggaggaagagatcGGATGAATTTGGTACGAGCTTGGCCAAATCCTCATGGGTCCCATTTTCCAGGACGTGGAGGTCCACTGACGAGAACGTTTCGACACTGCCATTAGAACTATGTCGTTACTTCTCGATCGTGGAGATCAAAGCGGCCACAAACAACTTTGATCGCCGATTAGTCATAGGTGCTGGAGGATTTGGCAATGTGTATAAAGGGTACATTGACAGCGGATCCACCGCTGTTGCGATCAAACGGTTGAACCCATCGTCAAAGCAAGGGACTCGCGAGTTTTGGACTGAGATCCACATGCTCTCCCAGCTTCGCCATGTTAATCTCGTGGCTTTAATCGGATATTGTGATGATCAAGACGAGATGATCCTTGTATATGAGTACGTGGCACGAGGGACCCTACGTTCTCACCTCTATGGAAATGACAACCCTACGCTTACATGGAAGCAACGCGTCCAAATTTGCATCGGCGCAGCGCATGGGTTGAACTACCTTCATACAGGTGCAAAGAATATGATAATTCATCGCGACGTGAAATCCACGAACATTCTGCTAGATGAGAGGTTGTTAGCTAAGGTTTCAGATTTCGGTTTGTCAAAATTGGGTCCCACAAGCATGTCCCAGACCCACGTCAGCACTGTCGTGAAAGGTAGTTTTGGGTACGTGGACCCGGAGTACTATCGGAGGCAGAAGCTAACGGAAAAATCTGACGTGTACTCATTCGGGGTGGTGTTGTTTGAGATATTATGTGCTAGGCCAGCATTGATGCCGAGCCTACCCAAGGAGCAAGTGAACTTGGCTCAATGGGCCAGGAAATGTTATCATAATGGGACCCTTGATCAGATCGTTGACCCGCGTTTGAGAGGTGAGATTGCATACGATTGTCTTAACAAGTTCGGGGAGGTTGCAGATAGTTGCATACGTGATCGAGGAATCGAACGGCCAACAATGAGAGATGTGGTGTGGTCCCTTCAGTTTGTACTTAAACTTCAAGAAAACGCTGAGAAGAATATCAACGATGGACATGGGGTTGAGGATGTAGGCTGTGTTGACCTGGACACAGGTGGGACCCAAGCCAGCCCATCTAATCCACGTGGAGAGGTGAGTGCCtctgattttgatgacttgTTTTCTTCTCCTGGACACGTGTTGAACTCAAGAAGTAGTTGGGAAGCTAGTAGTGGTGGGAAGAGTATTCAGATGGGATGGAATAATTCTATATCCAACAGTAAAGATGAAAGAAACTCGGGAATTGATCAGAATTTGtaa
- the LOC108988142 gene encoding solute carrier family 25 member 44, with protein sequence MAAAPSARAHSYGQTEINWDKLDKTKFYVVGAGLFTGVTVALYPVSVVKTRMQVASKDVAEKNAFSVIRAILKADGVPGLYRGFGTVITGAIPARIIFLTALETTKVAALKMVEPFKLSEPTEAAIANGLAGMIASLFSQAVFVPIDVVSQKLMVQGYSGHAKYSGGLDVARKVIKSEGIWGLYRGFGLSVMTYSPSSAVWWASYGSSQRLIWSLLDQGIDHGEVAPSQSKIMSVQATGGIIAGATASCITTPLDTIKTRLQVMGHEKQKTARQVVKGLIMDEGWKGLYRGLGPRFFSMSAWGTSMILTYEYLKRLCTIEEL encoded by the exons ATGGCTGCTGCACCTAGCGCTCGAGCCCATTCGTATGGTCAAACCGAGATTAACTGGGATAA GCTTGACAAAACTAAGTTTTATGTCGTAGGAGCTGGCCTCTTTACAGGAGTTACTGTGGCACTGTACCCAGTCTCTGTTGTGAAAACCAGGATGCAGGTCGCATCAAAGGATGTTGCAGAAAAAAATGCTTTTTCTGTCATCAGGGCCATACTAAAAGCAGATGGGGTTCCTGGTCTATACAGAGGATTTGGTACAGTCATAACTGGTGCAATTCCTGCCAGGATCATTTTTCTTACCGCTTTAGAGACCACAAAAGTGGCTGCCTTAAAGATGGTTGAACCATTTAAATTATCTGAGCCTACGGAGGCAGCCATAGCGAATGGTTTAGCTGGCATGATAGCATCCCTATTTTCTCAGGCTGTGTTTGTTCCAATTGATGTG gtTAGCCAAAAGTTGATGGTACAAGGATATTCAGGCCACGCTAAGTACAGTGGGGGTCTGGATGTTGCTCGTAAGGTTATAAAATCTGAGGGCATTTGGGGATTATACAGAGGGTTTGGTCTATCTGTTATGACTTATTCCCCATCTAGTGCTGTATGGTGGGCAAGTTATGGCTCAAGCCAACGCTTGATCTGGAG TCTCTTAGACCAAGGTATTGATCATGGGGAAGTTGCTCCTAGCCAGTCAAAAATAATGTCAGTTCAAGCTACTGGTGGAATTATTGCGGGAGCTACAGCATCGTGCATCACAACCCCATTGGACACCATCAAAACCCGCTTACAG GTGATGggacatgaaaaacaaaaaactgcaAGACAAGTTGTTAAAGGCTTGATTATGGATGAGGGTTGGAAAGGTTTATACAGAGGATTGGGTCCAAGATTTTTTAGCATGTCTGCTTGGGGAACCTCAATGATATTGACTTACGAATATCTGA AGCGCTTGTGTACTATAGAGGAATTGTGA
- the LOC108988143 gene encoding uncharacterized protein C9orf85 homolog: MSNKHGAPKHQNKYAWKPKAGHKINETEVGGKFRPFSEITGVCPRCKEQIDWKRRYGKYKPLAEPAKCQQCSKRAVRQAYHNLCPGCAKEQGVCAKCRCRVSRIVGRDSSEVEAEQKSLDEAIKNARERDRRTLLRAMNRDQSKSSEKMATSKENKVGELFPAASLEEHAELRRDDNGDEDNNEDEDLILS, translated from the exons ATGAGCAACAAGCACGGCGCCCCCAAGCACCAAAACAAATACGCTTGGAAACCCAAGGCCGGCCACAAGATCAACGAAACG gaaGTTGGGGGAAAGTTTAGGCCCTTCTCAGAGATCACGGGGGTTTGTCCACGTTGTAAAGAACAGATCGATTGGAAGCGCCGCTACGGCAAGTACAAGCCCCTCGCCGAGCCGGccaaatg TCAGCAATGTTCGAAACGAGCCGTTCGTCAGGCTTACCATAATCTCTGTCCTG GTTGTGCGAAGGAGCAAGGTGTCTGTGCAAAGTGTCGTTGCCGTGTGAGCCGTATAGTTGGAAG AGATTCTTCGGAAGTCGAGGCCGAGCAAAAGTCGCTCGACGAG GCAATTAAGAATGCTCGAGAAAGGGACCGGAGGACTCTGCTACGGGCT ATGAACAGAGATCAATCTAAAAGTTCAGAAAAAATGGCAACTAGCAAAGAAAACAAGGTTGGGGAGTTATTTCCTGCTGCATCACTTGAGGAGCATGCTGAGCTAAGAAGGGATGATAACGGTGACGAGGACAATAATGAAGATGAGGACCTAATTTTGAGTTAA